In Ovis aries strain OAR_USU_Benz2616 breed Rambouillet chromosome 14, ARS-UI_Ramb_v3.0, whole genome shotgun sequence, a single genomic region encodes these proteins:
- the CLEC11A gene encoding C-type lectin domain family 11 member A isoform X2 — MNRDACLRWRQTDTKQHLQEALGLPARRGDQNPEGNSEGRGAWATEENGQGEEGEEEPTSTPHVSPSPSPTPEDAITYILGRLAGLDAGLHQVHVRLHTLDTRVAELTRGLRQLREVAGDTRDAVQALQEAQSRAEREHGRLEGCLKGARLGHKCFLLSRDFEAQAAAQARCVARGGSLAQPADSRQMETLTRYLRAALAPYNWPVWLGVHDRRAEGLYLFENGQRVSFFAWHRAPSPEPGPRPSAAPHPLSPNQPNGGVLENCVAQASDDGSWWDHDCDRRLYYVCEFPY, encoded by the exons ATGAACAGGGATGCCTGCCTTCGTTGGCGACAGACAGACACCAAACAG CATTTACAGGAAGCGCTGGGGCTGCCTGCTAGGAGGGGAGATCAAAATCCCGAGGGAAACTCTGAAGGCAGGGGGGCCTGGGCGACCGAGGAGAACGGGCAGGGGGAGGAAGGCGAGGAGGAACCAACATCGACCCCCCACGtcagccccagcccctctcccaccccgGAGGACGCCATCACTTATATCC TGGGTCGCCTGGCCGGCCTGGACGCAGGCCTGCACCAGGTGCACGTCCGTCTGCACACGCTGGACACCCGCGTGGCCGAGCTTACTCGGGGGCTGCGGCAGCTGAGGGAAGTGGCGGGCGACACCCGCGACGCCGTGCAAgccctgcaggaggcgcagagccgCGCAGAGCGCGAGCATGGCCGCTTAGAGG GCTGCCTGAAGGGGGCGCGTCTTGGCCATAAGTGCTTCCTGCTCTCGCGCGACTTCGAGGCTCAGGCGGCTGCGCAGGCTCGGTGCGTGGCGCGGGGCGGGAGCCTGGCTCAGCCCGCTGACAGTCGGCAGATGGAGACGCTCACCCGCTACCTGCGCGCGGCGCTCGCCCCCTACAACTGGCCCGTGTGGCTGGGCGTGCACGACCGGCGCGCCGAGGGCCTCTACCTCTTCGAGAACGGCCAGCGCGTATCCTTCTTCGCCTGGCACCGCGCCCCTAGCCCTGAGCCCGGCCCCCGGCCCAGCGCCGCGCCGCACCCGCTCAGCCCCAACCAGCCCAACGGCGGCGTGCTCGAGAACTGCGTGGCTCAGGCCTCGGACGATGGCTCCTGGTGGGACCACGACTGCGATCGGCGCCTCTACTACGTCTGCGAGTTCCCCTATTAG
- the CLEC11A gene encoding C-type lectin domain family 11 member A isoform X1 produces MQAAWLLGALVVPQLLGFSHGARGAEREWEGGWGGAQEEEREREALMLKHLQEALGLPARRGDQNPEGNSEGRGAWATEENGQGEEGEEEPTSTPHVSPSPSPTPEDAITYILGRLAGLDAGLHQVHVRLHTLDTRVAELTRGLRQLREVAGDTRDAVQALQEAQSRAEREHGRLEGCLKGARLGHKCFLLSRDFEAQAAAQARCVARGGSLAQPADSRQMETLTRYLRAALAPYNWPVWLGVHDRRAEGLYLFENGQRVSFFAWHRAPSPEPGPRPSAAPHPLSPNQPNGGVLENCVAQASDDGSWWDHDCDRRLYYVCEFPY; encoded by the exons ATGCAGGCCGCCTGGCTCCTTGGCGCGCTGGTGGTACCCCAGCTCCTGGGCTTCAGTCATGGGGCTCGGGGAGCTgagagggagtgggaggggggcTGGGGTGGCGCCCAGGAGGAGGAGCGGGAGAGGGAAGCCCTGATGCTGAAG CATTTACAGGAAGCGCTGGGGCTGCCTGCTAGGAGGGGAGATCAAAATCCCGAGGGAAACTCTGAAGGCAGGGGGGCCTGGGCGACCGAGGAGAACGGGCAGGGGGAGGAAGGCGAGGAGGAACCAACATCGACCCCCCACGtcagccccagcccctctcccaccccgGAGGACGCCATCACTTATATCC TGGGTCGCCTGGCCGGCCTGGACGCAGGCCTGCACCAGGTGCACGTCCGTCTGCACACGCTGGACACCCGCGTGGCCGAGCTTACTCGGGGGCTGCGGCAGCTGAGGGAAGTGGCGGGCGACACCCGCGACGCCGTGCAAgccctgcaggaggcgcagagccgCGCAGAGCGCGAGCATGGCCGCTTAGAGG GCTGCCTGAAGGGGGCGCGTCTTGGCCATAAGTGCTTCCTGCTCTCGCGCGACTTCGAGGCTCAGGCGGCTGCGCAGGCTCGGTGCGTGGCGCGGGGCGGGAGCCTGGCTCAGCCCGCTGACAGTCGGCAGATGGAGACGCTCACCCGCTACCTGCGCGCGGCGCTCGCCCCCTACAACTGGCCCGTGTGGCTGGGCGTGCACGACCGGCGCGCCGAGGGCCTCTACCTCTTCGAGAACGGCCAGCGCGTATCCTTCTTCGCCTGGCACCGCGCCCCTAGCCCTGAGCCCGGCCCCCGGCCCAGCGCCGCGCCGCACCCGCTCAGCCCCAACCAGCCCAACGGCGGCGTGCTCGAGAACTGCGTGGCTCAGGCCTCGGACGATGGCTCCTGGTGGGACCACGACTGCGATCGGCGCCTCTACTACGTCTGCGAGTTCCCCTATTAG